In a single window of the Littorina saxatilis isolate snail1 linkage group LG5, US_GU_Lsax_2.0, whole genome shotgun sequence genome:
- the LOC138967810 gene encoding cadherin EGF LAG seven-pass G-type receptor 2-like, translated as MNDKITYRIQLPNDDGASTFFPLDSERGEISVRKPLTETPLEINGQQKNVYRFNVQASDGRGNTAPASVQITITRSAIDRPPQFTGTPYNLPITIYQNSPSNIGTIRCTHPDLTTPQQNTDRIRYRLLGYRPADQYFAVNNQTGQVTLEGNLNLDAAQTQTYTLVVECYDRQNPDLKDQEVVVITVNRNPNCPIFSSPGGYTMTIPENYPQNAFVLNVTASDADGDIVSFFIDQDNAGRDASRYFFISSSTGAIYVSGDLGTAQSTYRFTVSAYDNGIRQCRVRITVTINVERDAGSPTCSQNNLIIPINENALINSTQVYRFQAQDGDVRGDLRFSPTGDALAWAYFQLFEDGRVTVRRSLRTTLTTRFELIASVYETYYSTNLGTCRVTVTVSHNDGIPSFTSSSYPVQVFEYRPSGIFSTKQLIVYMF; from the exons ATGAAC GATAAGATCACCTACAGGATTCAGCTGCCCAATGATGATGGAGCCTCCACCTTCTTCCCGCTGGACAGTGAAAGAGGAGAGATCAGTGTTCGCAAGCCTCTCACTGAGACACCCTTGGAAATTAACGGACAACAGAAAAACGTCTACAGG TTTAATGTCCAAGCATCTGATGGAAGAGGAAACACTGCTCCTGCCAGCGTTCAGATCACGATCACCCGCTCGGCTATCGATAGGCCACCCCAGTTCACGGGTACCCCATACAACTTACCCATCACGATCTACCAAAATTCCCCCTCAAATATTGGCACCATCAGGTGCACTCACCCAGATCTGACCACGCCACAGCAG AACACTGATCGTATTCGCTACCGCCTTCTGGGCTATCGGCCAGCTGACCAGTACTTTGCAGTGAACAACCAGACTGGACAGGTCACCCTGGAAGGAAACTTGAATTTGGACGCTGCGCAGACACAGACCTACACG CTGGTGGTGGAGTGTTACGATCGTCAAAACCCAGACCTGAAGGACCAAGAAGTGGTGGTGATCACTGTCAATCGCAATCCCAACTGTCCCATCTTCTCCAGCCCTGGTGGCTACACCATGACTATTCCTGAGAACTATCCTCAGAATGCCTTTGTTCTCAATGTCACCGCCTCTGATGCTGATGGG GACATTGTGAGCTTCTTCATCGACCAGGACAATGCAGGAAGAGACGCCTCAAGGTACTTCTTCATCAGTTCATCAACTGGCGCCATCTACGTGAGCGGAGATCTGGGAACTGCGCAGAGCACTTACAGG TTCACAGTCTCTGCCTATGACAATGGAATTCGCCAGTGCCGAGTGCGCATCACAGTGACAATCAACGTTGAACGTGATGCAGGAAGTCCCACCTGTTCTCAGAACAACCTGATCATCCCAATCAACGAGAATGCGCTAATCAACAGCACACAGGTGTATCGCTTCCAGGCTCAGGACGGTGATGTCAGG GGTGACCTGCGCTTCTCCCCAACGGGTGACGCTCTGGCATGGGCCTACTTTCAGCTGTTTGAAGACGGTCGGGTCACTGTGAGACGGTCACTGAGAACAACACTGACCACCAGGTTTGAG CTGATTGCCTCAGTGTACGAGACCTATTACTCCACCAACCTTGGGACGTGCCGTGTGACCGTGACTGTGTCTCACAATGATGGTATTCCATCCTTCACCTCTTCAAGCTACCCTGTTCAGGTGTTTGAGTACAGACCATCTGGCATTTTTTCAACAAAGCAACTAATTGTTTACATGTTTTAG